One genomic region from Campylobacter sp. RM5004 encodes:
- a CDS encoding cupin domain-containing protein: MKFNTIYEIKDWQGNANELKITPIYDDETNKEIQIILPKDKIMKEHSANGVIVVQVLKGEIDFSVESKVINLKELMSIKLASGIKHSLLAKQDSIIRLSLAKSDSFARVKNVEII, encoded by the coding sequence ATGAAGTTCAATACAATTTATGAGATTAAAGACTGGCAAGGCAATGCAAATGAGCTAAAAATCACACCTATTTATGATGATGAAACAAACAAAGAAATACAAATAATTTTACCAAAAGATAAGATTATGAAAGAACATAGTGCAAATGGCGTTATCGTTGTTCAGGTTTTAAAAGGTGAGATTGATTTTAGTGTAGAATCTAAGGTAATAAATCTAAAAGAATTAATGAGTATAAAATTAGCAAGTGGTATAAAACATAGCTTATTAGCTAAGCAAGATAGCATAATTAGATTAAGTCTTGCAAAAAGTGATAGTTTTGCAAGAGTTAAGAATGTAGAGATTATTTAA